The DNA segment GCGTCTATGTGCTCGATGTAGTACTCGGCGGGCCTCTTGCTGTAGCGCGCCCTTTCGTAGAACCTGGCCTCCAGGTCCCGCTTGCTCCCCACGGTTACCACGTACATGAAGTCCCTGTCGTTGAGCTCCACGTAGCCGGGAACCAGGTGTATGCCCTCGATGACCGTGTTGAAGCCCTCCTTGTGGGCCCTCTCAAGGACCGCCTTGAGGCCAACGGACACGTGACGGACCTGCTCCTCGAAGCCCCTGATCAGGGGGGAGTCCCTTCCCTTGACCCTGCCAGCGGCCGTCCAGGCGAGGAAGGACGACGTGTGGAGGTCGGGGAGAAGTTCGGGTGCTATTATCTTCCTCATGACCTCCCTTACCGTGTCCGTTCCTATAACGCTCCTTATGCCGAGGCGAAACGCCAGCTCGGTCGCTATCGTTGACTTCCCGACGCCCGTTGCCCCGCCAAGGAGAATGGTTATCGGCACCTTCAGGCGGCGGAGCTGGCGCCAGAACAGGTAACGCTTCGCCGCTTCCTTAAGGCCGTGGTCAATGAGCTTCCGGTACGTCAGTTCCCGTATCTCCTCCGTGGTGACGAACTTAGCCTTCCTGGAATTCAGCTCCTTCTGAACCTCCGTGGCTATGATGTACGCTATACCCACGTCAACCCCCGCAAGGGTTATGGAGCGCGTGAGGATCCCCCTTGAGAACGGGAGCCTGGCCCTGCTCTGGGGGTCGGTTACGATTATCATCCTCTCCCCTCCAGTATCGAGCGGCCGAGCCTCAAAACGGCCCCTCTCAGATCCTTCCCATCGATGTTGACCGGCTCGTTGTCCAGGTAGATCACCTCGATTCCCCTCTCAAG comes from the Thermococcus celericrescens genome and includes:
- a CDS encoding 2-phosphoglycerate kinase, whose product is MIIVTDPQSRARLPFSRGILTRSITLAGVDVGIAYIIATEVQKELNSRKAKFVTTEEIRELTYRKLIDHGLKEAAKRYLFWRQLRRLKVPITILLGGATGVGKSTIATELAFRLGIRSVIGTDTVREVMRKIIAPELLPDLHTSSFLAWTAAGRVKGRDSPLIRGFEEQVRHVSVGLKAVLERAHKEGFNTVIEGIHLVPGYVELNDRDFMYVVTVGSKRDLEARFYERARYSKRPAEYYIEHIDAIMEIQDFIVEMAREHGVRVINNVELESTVDVIMEDIMEQLMRKMGRDVRG